The stretch of DNA AGGCCTCCAGGGTCTACTCATCAGATGACAAACTGATAGCCGAGTATTATGTCGAGAGGCGCACCTTTGTACCCTACTACAAAATCCCGGATTATGTAAAGCATGCCTTCGTGGCCATAGAGGACGAACGTTTTTACCGTCACCACGGCATAGACTTTATAGGAATAGCACGCGCCCTTTATCAGGATATCAGGGCCGGACGTATTGTTCAGGGCGGCAGCACCATTACGCAGCAGCTTGCAAAACTGCTTTTTCTGAAACCTGAAAGGAGCCTCTCCAGGAAGATTAAGGAGGCAGCTCTCTCGATACAGATAGAGAAGAGATATACCAAGGACGAGATCATCGGTCTGTACCTGAACCAGGCATACTTCGGCACCAACGCCTACGGGATTGAGGCAGCATCCCGCACCTACTTCGACAAGCCTGTTGAAGATCTCGACATTTCAGAGGCTGCACTCCTTGCAGCCATCCCAAGGGCCCCGTCCTATTATTCACCTTTCAGGAATCCTGAAAAGGCACTCCGGAGAAGGAACCTGGTACTTAAAAAGATGCTCGGCCTTGGCTATATAACAGAGGATCAATACAGGGAAGCCCGGGAAGAGCCGTTACCTGAGAAGCCTCACAGAAGGCACTACAGCGCCCCTTACTTTGTTGAACTCATAAGGACCAAACTGGAAGAGGAATACTCAAACAACCTCTACACCACCGGCCTCAAGATACATACAACCCTGGATATGGGGATGCAGAAGACAGCGGAAAAGGCAGTGCTTCACGGGATAGCGTCCATTGAAAAAAGGGTTCAGCCAGGCGTACAGGCCGCCCTTATAGCAGTGGACTTAAAGACCGGGGGCATCAAGGCCATGGTGGGTGGAACCGACTTCTGGCAGACCCAGTTCAACCGTGCCACGCAGGCCCTCAGGCAGCCCGGGTCCGCATTCAAACCGGTGGTTTACCTTGCAGCATTAAATGATGGGTTTATCCCTGAGGACACCATCCTTGACGAAGAAGTCGGCTATCCCACCCCGGACAACAAAGAAGTCTGGATACCCGAAAACTACGAAAAACTCTACAACGGAAAAGTAACCCTCACAGCGGCCCTTGCCCACAGCCTCAATTCAGCAACCGTCTGCCTTGCGGATATGATCGGCATAAGAGATATTGTAAAAACCGCAAGGACTCTCGGAATCACAAACACAATCCACCCCTACCTGTCTTCTGCAATCGGTGCCTCGGAGGTCACCCCCCTTGAGATGACCTATGCCTATGCGGCACTCTCTGAGGGGTATAGGATAAAACCCCTTTACATCGAGAAGATCCAGGACAGGGACGGCCTCACTCTCAGGGAGAACTACCCCGAATTCAAACGGGTGATCGATGAAGGTGTGGTAGACGAGATCAGATACATGCTCCGTTCAGTGATCCTTGAAGGTACGGGACGGAAGGCACGCATAATCCAGAGGCCGGTTTACGGAAAAACAGGCACCACCAACGACTACACCGATGCCTGGTTTGTTGGCTTTGACGACCAGCTTGCGGTTGGGGTATGGGTCGGCAGGGACGACCACACACCCATCGGGAAGAAGGAGACAGGCTCCCGCGCCGCCCTTCCCATATGGATAGAGTTCATGCAGAACTACC from bacterium BMS3Abin08 encodes:
- the pbpG gene encoding penicillin-binding protein 2D, whose translation is MLRRLFIACILGILAGVVSGFLFWSLSDLPRIESLEEYSPLEASRVYSSDDKLIAEYYVERRTFVPYYKIPDYVKHAFVAIEDERFYRHHGIDFIGIARALYQDIRAGRIVQGGSTITQQLAKLLFLKPERSLSRKIKEAALSIQIEKRYTKDEIIGLYLNQAYFGTNAYGIEAASRTYFDKPVEDLDISEAALLAAIPRAPSYYSPFRNPEKALRRRNLVLKKMLGLGYITEDQYREAREEPLPEKPHRRHYSAPYFVELIRTKLEEEYSNNLYTTGLKIHTTLDMGMQKTAEKAVLHGIASIEKRVQPGVQAALIAVDLKTGGIKAMVGGTDFWQTQFNRATQALRQPGSAFKPVVYLAALNDGFIPEDTILDEEVGYPTPDNKEVWIPENYEKLYNGKVTLTAALAHSLNSATVCLADMIGIRDIVKTARTLGITNTIHPYLSSAIGASEVTPLEMTYAYAALSEGYRIKPLYIEKIQDRDGLTLRENYPEFKRVIDEGVVDEIRYMLRSVILEGTGRKARIIQRPVYGKTGTTNDYTDAWFVGFDDQLAVGVWVGRDDHTPIGKKETGSRAALPIWIEFMQNYQRS